From a region of the Agrobacterium larrymoorei genome:
- the queG gene encoding tRNA epoxyqueuosine(34) reductase QueG, translating to MLALASRWSRRETIDTSSQKQELRARKLTDFVRAEATALGFDLCRITSADAIPLAPERLRDFLDNGFHGTMAWMEETQERRANPKTLWSEVRSVVMFGLNYGPDEDPRQLLSQADKAAISVYARNRDYHDVIKGRLKEIATRFAARAGEDVKVFVDTAPVMEKPLAAAAGLGWQGKHTNLVSRTHGSWLFLGSMFTTAELCLDEAERDHCGSCRACLDACPTSAFPSPYKIDARRCISYLTIEHKGPIPHEFRPMIGNRIYGCDDCLAACPWNKFAASASEMKLRAREDLKEPSIAFLLTLDDAAFRSFFSGSPVKRIGRNRFIRNVLIAAGNSNDPLLIDQCRQLADDASPDVRGMAIWALSRLMDRESFHAYAATHTADDDSDVQEEWRMAGE from the coding sequence ATGCTGGCTCTTGCCAGCCGATGGAGCAGGAGAGAAACAATCGACACGAGTTCGCAGAAGCAGGAGTTGCGTGCCCGCAAGCTGACGGATTTCGTCCGCGCGGAAGCGACAGCGCTTGGCTTCGATCTCTGTCGCATCACCTCGGCTGATGCCATTCCGCTTGCGCCGGAAAGACTGCGAGATTTTCTCGATAATGGCTTCCACGGCACAATGGCGTGGATGGAAGAAACGCAAGAGCGCAGGGCGAATCCGAAGACGCTGTGGAGCGAGGTGCGCTCCGTCGTCATGTTCGGCCTCAACTACGGACCTGACGAGGATCCAAGACAGCTTCTTTCCCAAGCGGACAAGGCCGCGATTTCCGTTTACGCCAGAAATCGGGATTATCACGATGTCATCAAGGGCCGCCTGAAGGAAATCGCGACGCGTTTCGCTGCGCGTGCGGGCGAAGACGTCAAGGTTTTTGTCGACACGGCACCCGTCATGGAAAAGCCTCTAGCCGCTGCTGCGGGGCTTGGCTGGCAGGGCAAGCACACCAATCTCGTCAGCCGTACCCACGGATCATGGCTGTTTCTCGGAAGCATGTTCACCACGGCGGAACTCTGTCTGGACGAAGCGGAACGGGATCATTGCGGCTCCTGCCGGGCCTGCCTCGATGCGTGCCCTACCAGTGCCTTCCCCTCCCCCTACAAGATTGATGCACGACGCTGCATTTCTTATCTCACGATTGAGCATAAGGGGCCGATACCGCACGAATTCCGGCCCATGATCGGCAATCGCATCTATGGCTGTGACGATTGCCTTGCGGCCTGCCCATGGAACAAGTTCGCAGCCAGCGCTTCGGAAATGAAGCTGCGAGCCCGGGAAGACCTGAAAGAACCATCCATCGCGTTTCTGTTGACGCTTGATGACGCCGCATTCCGCAGTTTCTTCAGCGGCTCGCCCGTCAAACGCATAGGCCGCAACCGCTTCATCCGCAATGTGCTGATTGCTGCCGGAAATTCCAATGATCCCTTGCTCATAGATCAGTGCAGGCAACTGGCGGACGATGCATCGCCGGATGTGCGTGGCATGGCCATCTGGGCGCTTTCCCGGTTGATGGACAGGGAGAGCTTCCACGCTTACGCTGCAACGCACACAGCCGATGACGATTCGGATGTTCAGGAAGAATGGCGCATGGCGGGAGAGTAA
- a CDS encoding SDR family oxidoreductase encodes MSQLMIFGAGYSGKAIAKTLQGSMDRICGTTRSTEQAETLKALGITPVIFDGETISDALRAELANTTHFVQSIAPGKAGDPLLRLCNGALKDLMPQLEWAAYLSTVGVYGNHDGAWVNEETECKPVSARSLERVEAEQSWAAAADKAGVQLSILRLSGIYGPGRNGFMNLEKGTARRLVKKDQVFNRIRVEDIGTATAFLISEKHGGIFNVTDDEPAPPQDVVAYAAELMGVTPPPEQAFETAELTPMARSFYGENKRVSNGKLKRLGFQFTYPEYRKSLQQLWDSSLWKDE; translated from the coding sequence ATGTCGCAGCTGATGATTTTCGGGGCCGGATATTCCGGCAAGGCAATCGCGAAAACTCTTCAGGGCAGCATGGACCGCATTTGCGGGACGACGCGCAGTACCGAACAAGCAGAGACCCTGAAAGCACTGGGGATCACTCCCGTCATCTTTGATGGTGAGACCATAAGCGACGCTCTGCGAGCAGAACTCGCAAACACCACGCATTTCGTCCAGTCGATAGCGCCCGGCAAGGCCGGTGACCCTCTGCTGCGGCTCTGCAACGGCGCGCTTAAAGACCTCATGCCGCAACTGGAATGGGCAGCGTACCTCTCCACGGTCGGCGTCTATGGCAATCATGACGGCGCGTGGGTGAATGAAGAAACGGAATGCAAACCTGTTTCCGCTCGATCCCTTGAACGGGTAGAGGCTGAGCAATCCTGGGCTGCGGCGGCGGACAAGGCAGGTGTTCAGCTTTCCATTCTGAGGCTTTCAGGAATTTACGGCCCGGGGCGCAACGGTTTCATGAATCTGGAAAAGGGCACGGCCCGCCGTCTGGTCAAGAAGGATCAGGTTTTCAACCGCATCCGGGTGGAAGACATTGGCACGGCGACCGCCTTCCTCATCTCGGAAAAACACGGCGGTATTTTCAACGTGACGGACGACGAGCCTGCACCGCCGCAGGACGTGGTCGCTTATGCGGCGGAACTGATGGGCGTTACACCGCCACCGGAGCAGGCTTTCGAGACGGCTGAACTGACGCCGATGGCGCGCTCTTTCTATGGCGAGAACAAGCGCGTCTCCAATGGCAAACTAAAGCGCCTCGGGTTCCAGTTTACTTACCCGGAATACCGCAAGTCGCTCCAACAATTATGGGATAGCAGCCTCTGGAAAGATGAATAA
- a CDS encoding RsmB/NOP family class I SAM-dependent RNA methyltransferase, translated as MRLGGRLAGAIEVLADIEARRRPVADALKDWGLAHRFAGSGDRAAIGNIVYDALRMKLSHAWLMDDESANALGYAVMLRQWGKTPEQLAAEFEGDKFAPAPLSEDAIKAFNTRSLSDAPLHVQGDIPEWVQPSLEASFADQWLRQAQALNERPTLDLRANTLKANRDKVLKALEEAGAEATRIARQGVRIPAGAGPSRLPNVTAELSFQKGWFEVQDEGSQIVADLVGAQEGEQILDYCAGGGGKTLAMSASMNNKGQVHAFDADRKRLAPIIERLKRAGTRNVQVHDRPAGLAAFREKFDRVLVDAPCTGTGTWRRRPDTKWRLTQRNLEERVGQQAEALDQAKTFVRPGGELLYVTCSVLPEENERQVRRFCAENSEFSIKSALDRWTKTFGAAASKPHSPDGETVTLTPATTDTDGFFFCVMKRDG; from the coding sequence ATGCGTTTGGGCGGGCGTTTAGCCGGGGCAATCGAAGTGTTGGCAGATATCGAGGCGCGCAGACGCCCGGTTGCCGACGCACTGAAAGACTGGGGACTGGCGCATCGTTTCGCTGGTTCCGGCGATAGGGCCGCCATCGGCAACATCGTTTACGATGCCCTTCGCATGAAACTTTCCCACGCATGGTTGATGGATGACGAGAGCGCCAACGCGCTCGGCTATGCCGTTATGCTGCGTCAATGGGGGAAGACGCCGGAGCAACTGGCTGCGGAATTCGAGGGCGACAAATTCGCGCCTGCTCCTCTTTCAGAAGACGCTATCAAAGCATTCAACACGCGCTCTCTTTCCGATGCACCGCTTCATGTCCAAGGCGATATTCCGGAATGGGTTCAACCTTCGCTCGAGGCTTCCTTCGCAGACCAGTGGCTGCGACAGGCGCAGGCCTTGAACGAGCGCCCGACACTGGACTTGCGTGCAAACACATTAAAGGCGAACCGCGACAAGGTTCTCAAGGCGCTTGAAGAAGCCGGAGCCGAGGCCACCCGGATCGCCCGCCAGGGCGTGCGTATTCCGGCAGGCGCTGGCCCGTCGCGGCTGCCCAATGTGACGGCTGAACTTTCCTTCCAGAAAGGCTGGTTCGAGGTGCAGGACGAAGGTTCGCAGATCGTTGCCGATCTCGTCGGCGCGCAGGAAGGCGAACAGATTTTGGATTACTGCGCAGGCGGCGGCGGCAAGACGCTCGCCATGTCTGCGAGCATGAACAATAAGGGCCAGGTCCACGCTTTCGATGCGGACCGCAAGCGCCTTGCGCCTATCATCGAACGGCTGAAGCGCGCTGGCACGCGCAACGTTCAGGTGCACGACCGCCCGGCCGGATTGGCTGCGTTTCGCGAGAAATTCGACCGCGTGCTGGTGGACGCACCCTGCACCGGCACCGGCACATGGCGCAGGCGCCCAGATACGAAGTGGCGCCTGACGCAGCGAAATCTCGAGGAGCGCGTGGGCCAGCAGGCGGAAGCTCTGGATCAGGCAAAGACGTTCGTGCGTCCCGGTGGTGAGCTGCTCTATGTAACCTGCTCCGTTTTGCCTGAAGAGAATGAGCGGCAAGTCCGCCGCTTCTGCGCGGAAAACTCTGAATTCTCGATCAAGTCCGCTCTCGACCGCTGGACGAAGACCTTCGGCGCTGCAGCCTCAAAACCTCATTCGCCAGACGGCGAAACCGTGACGCTGACACCGGCTACGACAGATACTGACGGCTTCTTCTTCTGCGTCATGAAGCGCGACGGCTGA
- a CDS encoding di-heme oxidoredictase family protein: protein MKRSHLRPLVLSMVCASVGAFAADQATRTDLSKSDLNRVRQVTKPTTDFSKPEPFEAMSAGATTTQAVSSTTAFSQPSASITFEQQQDFKLGNALFQKLWVSSPSSTQASDGLGPLYNARSCQTCHINDGRGRPPRDGEDAVSMLLRLARPARTEAERARVQDHHALNLPDVTYGAQLQNLAVPGLNAEGRLKITYEEREVALGDGEIIHLRKPTYSIDGLNYGPLETDTTLSPRIAQATLGLGLIEAIPQEDILAGANTGDTNGITGKPAWVRDHRTGQIALGRFGWKAQNATVRDQAADAFSNDLGISTPDTPNAYGDCTKKQTDCLAMPNGVQKRLGNTEAPSPVLDLVTFYTENLGVPARRDVDAPAVLRGKQMFYDSGCAACHRPKFVTRRDAADPLHSFQLIWPYSDFLLHDMGEELADGQQVGEASGQEWRTPPLWGIGLTEAVNGNAFYLHDGRARSLTEAILWHGGEAQMARDAFAALQKTDRQALLTFLESL from the coding sequence ATGAAACGGTCGCACCTACGTCCCCTCGTTTTGTCGATGGTCTGTGCTTCAGTTGGCGCCTTTGCGGCCGATCAAGCAACCCGTACCGATCTCTCCAAATCCGATCTCAACCGCGTCCGGCAGGTTACGAAACCCACCACGGATTTTTCAAAACCCGAGCCATTCGAGGCAATGTCCGCTGGCGCGACGACCACGCAAGCGGTCTCTAGCACCACTGCTTTCTCCCAGCCCTCCGCCAGCATCACCTTCGAGCAGCAGCAGGATTTCAAACTGGGAAATGCGCTGTTCCAGAAGCTCTGGGTGTCGTCGCCATCCTCCACGCAGGCATCCGATGGCTTGGGCCCACTTTACAACGCCCGCTCCTGCCAGACCTGTCACATCAATGATGGCCGAGGCCGCCCTCCACGTGACGGGGAAGATGCGGTGTCGATGTTGTTGCGGCTGGCGCGGCCTGCGAGAACCGAGGCCGAACGAGCGCGGGTTCAGGATCATCACGCGCTGAATTTGCCGGATGTCACCTATGGCGCACAGCTTCAAAACCTTGCCGTACCGGGCCTGAATGCGGAGGGAAGGCTCAAGATTACCTATGAAGAGCGTGAGGTTGCGCTTGGCGATGGCGAAATTATCCATTTGCGCAAACCCACCTACAGTATCGATGGTTTGAACTACGGACCGCTCGAAACCGATACGACGCTGTCCCCCCGCATCGCGCAAGCGACGCTGGGCCTTGGTTTGATCGAGGCCATCCCGCAGGAAGATATTCTGGCCGGTGCCAACACTGGTGACACCAACGGTATTACGGGCAAGCCAGCCTGGGTGCGGGATCACCGCACGGGACAGATCGCACTCGGTCGTTTTGGCTGGAAAGCGCAAAATGCAACCGTTCGGGATCAGGCTGCCGATGCCTTTTCCAACGACCTGGGCATCTCGACACCGGATACGCCCAACGCTTATGGCGATTGCACCAAGAAACAGACCGACTGTCTGGCGATGCCCAACGGTGTGCAGAAGCGGCTGGGCAACACGGAAGCGCCCTCTCCCGTTCTCGATCTGGTAACATTCTACACGGAAAATCTTGGTGTGCCCGCCAGACGCGATGTAGATGCGCCGGCGGTTCTGCGGGGCAAGCAGATGTTTTATGACAGTGGGTGCGCCGCGTGCCACAGGCCGAAATTCGTGACGCGGCGCGATGCCGCCGATCCGCTTCATTCCTTCCAGCTCATCTGGCCCTATTCCGATTTTTTGCTCCACGATATGGGTGAAGAGCTTGCCGATGGGCAACAGGTGGGTGAAGCCAGCGGACAGGAATGGCGCACGCCGCCGCTCTGGGGTATCGGCCTCACAGAGGCCGTCAACGGCAACGCGTTTTATCTGCATGACGGACGGGCGCGCAGCCTGACCGAAGCCATTCTCTGGCACGGCGGCGAGGCACAAATGGCGCGCGACGCCTTTGCCGCCTTGCAAAAAACCGACCGGCAGGCTTTGCTCACATTTCTGGAGTCTCTTTGA
- a CDS encoding DUF1513 domain-containing protein, translating to MADNGRFLIDRRSFIKAAGAPFLASLAPRSLFALERADAVFASAFRARDGSYGVATLSEAGEIIDRVALPARAHGLATSHATGMTVAFARRPGTFFVAFDATHQRPPIVMNTPEGRHFYGHGQFSPDGKILYASENDFDGNRGVIGLYDARDGFRRIGEYDAHGIGTHDMAVSADGGMIVIANGGIETHPDFGRTKLNIDRMEPSLVLLDAASGALIQKHRLPDKLRQLSTRHVDLGNDGRIWFACQYEGPRNDLPPLVGCFSKGEDLRFISLPEETTGRLANYVGAIAVNRHDGIVGLTSPNGNAFVTLDEKSGSVLSETSLREAAGVAAGISGMVASSYDGRFEGRISDVAWDQHIVRIAR from the coding sequence GTGGCGGACAACGGGCGCTTTCTGATAGACCGCCGCAGCTTCATAAAGGCTGCGGGTGCGCCGTTCCTTGCATCGCTTGCGCCGCGCTCGCTCTTTGCGCTGGAACGGGCCGATGCCGTTTTCGCCTCAGCCTTTCGTGCGCGAGATGGGTCATACGGCGTGGCAACGTTGAGCGAGGCGGGAGAGATCATCGACAGGGTGGCGCTTCCGGCGCGCGCCCACGGCCTAGCCACAAGCCATGCAACGGGGATGACCGTCGCCTTTGCCCGCAGGCCGGGCACTTTCTTCGTAGCGTTCGATGCCACTCATCAACGCCCGCCAATCGTGATGAACACACCGGAAGGCCGCCATTTCTATGGCCACGGCCAGTTTTCGCCCGATGGCAAGATTCTCTATGCCAGCGAGAATGATTTCGATGGCAACCGCGGCGTGATCGGGCTGTACGACGCGCGCGACGGATTTCGGCGCATCGGGGAATATGATGCCCATGGCATAGGTACGCATGACATGGCGGTCAGCGCGGATGGCGGGATGATCGTGATTGCCAATGGCGGCATCGAAACCCACCCGGATTTCGGCCGCACGAAGCTCAATATCGACCGGATGGAGCCGTCTCTCGTTCTGCTAGACGCCGCGAGCGGAGCGCTTATCCAGAAACATCGACTGCCGGATAAGCTCAGGCAGCTTTCCACGCGCCACGTGGACCTCGGCAATGACGGACGCATCTGGTTTGCCTGCCAGTATGAAGGCCCGCGCAATGATCTGCCGCCTTTGGTCGGCTGCTTTTCGAAAGGTGAGGATTTGCGCTTCATTTCGCTTCCTGAGGAAACGACCGGGCGTCTAGCGAATTATGTAGGTGCAATTGCGGTGAACCGCCACGATGGCATCGTCGGCCTGACGTCTCCCAACGGCAACGCCTTCGTTACGCTGGATGAGAAGAGCGGCAGTGTTCTGAGCGAGACCAGTCTGCGAGAAGCGGCAGGTGTTGCGGCTGGGATTTCAGGCATGGTTGCTTCTTCCTATGACGGCCGGTTCGAGGGGCGCATCAGCGATGTCGCATGGGACCAGCACATCGTGCGGATTGCGCGCTAA
- a CDS encoding imelysin family protein: MDVSMRKLLATLPLMLVLSLGSAKAQDVELLPPPPLDPAKVRATMEKAVDGFIRPGYENFRDKAKTLEGSLQALCRAPTPDAVKTAKDEFAQTVDAWSRIEIVRVGPVIEQNRFERILYYPDKKGLGLKQVQRYLSDKDESVTTADGLKGKSVAAQGLGALEFVLYGTGSDALNSEQNGFRCRYGAAIAGNLANIGAELVTIWSAPDGTARNWKEPGPNNPVFRDEREALVALLGILVHASEAIRDQRIETFYKGPDNVKFPRTAIYWRSDLTWKSIGDNIAAVQDLLHVAHMGDLLPPDQRSIIGSIDFIAKSMVRVSGTIEPDVEKALSDDKERGKVDYLLLNGRDLIYRINDQYGGAIGLSSGFSFSDGD; encoded by the coding sequence ATGGACGTTTCAATGCGAAAACTTCTCGCGACCCTACCGCTGATGCTCGTTCTCAGTCTCGGATCCGCCAAGGCGCAGGATGTGGAACTATTGCCACCGCCCCCTCTTGACCCTGCCAAGGTGCGCGCCACCATGGAAAAGGCCGTGGATGGCTTCATTCGCCCCGGTTACGAGAACTTCCGCGACAAGGCGAAAACGCTCGAAGGGTCCCTGCAGGCTTTGTGCAGGGCGCCGACGCCGGATGCCGTGAAGACGGCGAAGGATGAGTTCGCCCAAACCGTGGATGCATGGTCGCGCATCGAAATCGTCCGTGTCGGCCCCGTCATCGAGCAGAACCGGTTCGAGCGCATTCTCTATTACCCGGACAAGAAGGGTCTGGGGCTGAAACAGGTCCAGCGCTATCTTTCCGACAAGGACGAGAGCGTAACGACGGCAGATGGCCTGAAAGGCAAAAGCGTTGCGGCACAGGGGCTCGGCGCGTTGGAATTCGTGCTTTACGGCACCGGATCGGACGCACTCAACTCCGAACAGAACGGCTTCCGCTGCCGCTATGGCGCGGCGATTGCGGGCAATCTTGCCAATATCGGCGCAGAACTCGTGACGATCTGGAGCGCCCCGGATGGTACCGCACGCAACTGGAAAGAGCCGGGGCCGAACAACCCGGTTTTCCGGGACGAGCGGGAAGCGCTGGTTGCGCTGCTGGGCATTCTCGTTCACGCATCCGAAGCGATCCGGGACCAGCGCATCGAAACCTTTTACAAAGGGCCGGATAACGTCAAATTTCCGCGCACTGCGATTTACTGGCGCTCCGACCTGACATGGAAAAGCATCGGCGACAATATCGCTGCGGTGCAGGATTTGCTCCATGTCGCCCATATGGGAGACCTGTTGCCGCCCGATCAGCGCTCCATTATCGGCTCCATCGATTTCATTGCAAAATCCATGGTCCGCGTTTCCGGCACCATCGAGCCCGATGTCGAGAAAGCCCTTTCCGACGACAAAGAACGCGGCAAGGTGGACTATCTGCTTTTGAACGGAAGGGATCTGATCTACCGCATCAACGACCAGTACGGCGGCGCAATCGGTCTCAGTTCCGGCTTCTCCTTCTCCGACGGAGATTGA
- a CDS encoding imelysin family protein, whose amino-acid sequence MFRKTVLSASAALLAASVAFTALPARAATDPAAVVKHYAELAQAKYQDSLTTAEALDKAIDALIATPSEANLKAARAAWIKARVPYQQSEVYRFGNPIVDEWEGKVNAWPLDEGLIDYVDSSYGTESDENELYTANIIANKEITVGGEKVDASKITPDLIRSLAEAGEVEANVTTGYHAIEFLLWGQDLNGTGPGAGNRPYTDYDTKNCTGGNCDRRADYLKAASTLLVADLREMAANWAADGEATKAVEADPKKGLTAILTGMGSLSYGELAGERMKLGLLLHDPEEEHDCFSDNTYNSHLNDAIGIASAYTGEYTRVDGTKMTGPSLSQLVAASDKKLDDEMKAKLNKTLDAMHAMEKRAQTVEAYDQMIGEGNKEGNATVQAAIDGLLDQTKTVERVIAALDLGKIELEGSESLDNPNAVFK is encoded by the coding sequence ATGTTCCGCAAAACCGTCCTCAGCGCCAGTGCCGCGCTTCTAGCCGCTTCAGTGGCATTCACCGCCCTTCCCGCACGCGCCGCGACCGATCCGGCTGCAGTGGTCAAGCATTACGCCGAGCTTGCGCAGGCCAAATATCAGGATTCGCTGACAACGGCGGAAGCGCTGGACAAAGCCATCGATGCGCTGATCGCCACGCCGAGTGAGGCGAACCTGAAGGCGGCTCGCGCAGCCTGGATAAAGGCGCGCGTTCCCTACCAGCAGTCCGAGGTCTATCGCTTCGGCAACCCTATCGTCGATGAGTGGGAGGGCAAGGTAAACGCCTGGCCGCTGGATGAAGGTCTGATCGATTATGTCGATAGCTCCTACGGCACCGAGAGCGACGAGAACGAACTCTACACCGCCAACATCATCGCCAACAAAGAGATCACCGTTGGTGGCGAAAAAGTGGATGCATCCAAGATCACCCCGGATCTGATCCGCAGCCTTGCCGAAGCGGGCGAAGTGGAAGCCAACGTCACCACTGGCTATCACGCCATCGAGTTTCTGCTTTGGGGCCAGGATTTGAACGGCACCGGCCCCGGTGCTGGCAACCGCCCCTACACAGATTACGACACCAAGAACTGCACGGGCGGCAATTGCGACCGCCGCGCGGATTACCTCAAGGCTGCGTCAACGCTTCTGGTCGCCGATCTTCGAGAAATGGCCGCCAACTGGGCGGCGGATGGCGAAGCAACGAAGGCGGTGGAAGCCGACCCCAAGAAGGGCTTGACGGCGATCCTAACCGGTATGGGTTCGCTCTCTTATGGCGAACTTGCCGGTGAGCGCATGAAACTCGGCCTTCTGCTGCACGATCCCGAAGAAGAGCATGACTGCTTCTCCGACAACACTTACAACTCGCACCTGAACGACGCCATCGGCATCGCATCCGCTTACACCGGCGAATATACGCGCGTGGACGGAACGAAAATGACCGGCCCATCGCTTTCGCAACTGGTTGCCGCCAGCGACAAGAAGCTGGACGACGAGATGAAGGCCAAGCTCAACAAGACGCTCGATGCCATGCACGCCATGGAAAAACGTGCCCAGACCGTTGAAGCCTACGACCAGATGATCGGCGAAGGCAACAAGGAAGGCAACGCAACCGTGCAGGCCGCCATCGACGGGCTTCTCGACCAGACCAAGACCGTAGAGCGCGTCATTGCCGCCCTCGATCTCGGCAAGATCGAACTCGAAGGCTCCGAGAGCCTGGACAACCCCAACGCCGTGTTCAAGTAA
- a CDS encoding septal ring lytic transglycosylase RlpA family protein: MTNIRRKTFAAATIAACCFIVPLQANAANGCGGASWYALSSKTASGERMNASNLTAAHRSLRFGTKVKVTNSRNGKAVVVRINDRGPFIKGRVLDLSKAAAKNIGMVSSGTAKVCYEVLASN; the protein is encoded by the coding sequence TTGACGAATATCCGACGCAAGACTTTCGCGGCCGCAACTATTGCCGCGTGCTGTTTCATCGTTCCTCTTCAGGCCAATGCCGCTAATGGATGTGGCGGCGCATCTTGGTATGCTCTCAGCTCCAAGACTGCTTCGGGCGAGAGAATGAACGCCTCCAATCTTACCGCTGCACATCGCTCCTTGCGCTTCGGCACTAAGGTCAAGGTTACGAACTCCCGTAACGGCAAGGCCGTTGTGGTGCGCATCAATGACCGTGGCCCCTTCATCAAGGGTCGTGTTCTCGATCTCTCCAAGGCTGCCGCCAAGAACATAGGCATGGTAAGCTCCGGCACGGCAAAGGTCTGCTACGAGGTTCTGGCCTCCAATTAA
- a CDS encoding TspO/MBR family protein, whose translation MKNALVYIIFIAVVVTIGALIGINNVPGEWYQALNKPWFNPPNSIFGPVWTTLYVLIAIAGARTWLQSRMGGRMQLWGSQMLLNFLWSPIFFGMESPAGALIIIIPMLICIVAFIVMTSTRDRLSMWLFVPYAAWVSFATLLNASIVYLN comes from the coding sequence ATGAAAAACGCGCTCGTTTATATCATCTTCATTGCGGTTGTGGTCACCATCGGCGCGTTGATCGGCATCAACAACGTGCCGGGTGAGTGGTATCAAGCGCTGAACAAGCCGTGGTTCAATCCGCCGAACTCAATTTTCGGACCCGTCTGGACGACCCTTTACGTTTTGATTGCGATTGCCGGTGCCCGCACATGGTTGCAAAGCCGCATGGGTGGGCGCATGCAGCTGTGGGGCAGCCAGATGCTGCTCAACTTTCTTTGGTCACCCATCTTTTTCGGCATGGAAAGCCCTGCAGGTGCATTGATCATCATCATCCCGATGCTGATCTGCATCGTCGCCTTCATCGTCATGACCTCGACCCGCGACCGGCTTTCGATGTGGCTGTTCGTGCCCTATGCCGCTTGGGTTTCCTTTGCCACATTGCTCAACGCCAGCATCGTTTACCTGAACTAA
- a CDS encoding PaaI family thioesterase: MVFTDPGDFRQRIQKSFARQGVVQAIKAELSRIEHRLVEIELPFHPKLTQQHGILHAGVIAAALDTACTYAGYTIIEPEASLLTIEFKVNLMSPGRGERFLFRGEITKPGSNIIVADGRAYAISDGPAKLIASMTGTMMVLKGREGFSENEL, encoded by the coding sequence ATGGTGTTCACCGATCCTGGCGATTTTCGCCAGCGAATTCAAAAAAGCTTTGCGCGCCAGGGCGTCGTTCAGGCAATCAAGGCGGAGCTATCACGTATCGAGCACCGGCTTGTGGAAATCGAACTGCCTTTTCACCCTAAACTCACGCAGCAGCACGGCATTCTCCATGCGGGGGTCATAGCCGCCGCGCTCGATACCGCCTGCACCTATGCCGGTTACACGATCATCGAGCCGGAGGCGTCACTGCTTACCATCGAGTTCAAGGTCAACCTGATGTCGCCGGGGCGTGGCGAGCGTTTTCTGTTTCGCGGCGAAATCACCAAGCCGGGCAGCAATATCATCGTTGCCGACGGACGCGCCTACGCCATTTCCGATGGCCCGGCCAAGCTGATCGCCTCCATGACGGGCACGATGATGGTTCTGAAGGGCCGGGAAGGTTTCAGTGAAAATGAGCTTTGA